One Ahaetulla prasina isolate Xishuangbanna chromosome 1, ASM2864084v1, whole genome shotgun sequence DNA window includes the following coding sequences:
- the SLC35D3 gene encoding solute carrier family 35 member D3, translating into MQLCRGRALGISVAVAHGVFSGSLNILLKFLLNRYHFTFLTVLQCLTSSTAALSLEVLRRRGTLEMPPFSFSLGRAFAGATLLSTLQSSLTLWSLRGLSLPMYVVFKRCLPLVTLLIGVLVLKNGIPSLGVSVAVLITTCGAALAGAGDLTGDPIGYVTGVLAVLVHAGYLVVIQKMSSDSDYGPLTAQYAIAVSATPFLILFAFVSMEAINIWSFPGWKDPLMTFIFFACVLLGCAMNFTTLHCTYINSAVTTSFVGVVKSIATITVGMVAFNDVAPTKLFIAGVVVNTVGSITYCVVKFIETRKQSNYEDLEEELREEEKKDYEGGQPPFSMEELPKEAESGDPIMEESADENKQHSTEEMGSTGEERKAAVLPVDGSTEELNRNSLKNAYLGIWRLIRGANYAKKDYLVENEELPSP; encoded by the exons ATGCAGCTGTGCCGGGGCCGCGCGTTGGGCatctccgtggcggtggcgcacGGGGTTTTCTCCGGCTCGCTCAACATCCTGCTGAAGTTTCTCCTCAACCGTTACCACTTCACCTTTCTGACGGTGCTGCAGTGCCTGACCAGCTCCACGGCGGCGCTCAGCCTGGAGGTGCTGCGGCGGCGGGGCACCCTCGAAATGCCGCCCTTCAGCTTCAGCCTGGGGCGCGCTTTCGCTGGGGCCACGCTCCTCTCCACGCTGCAGTCCAGCCTCACCCTCTGGTCCCTGCGCGGGCTCAGCTTGCCCATGTACGTGGTCTTCAAGCGCTGCCTGCCCCTCGTCACCCTCCTCATCGGCGTCCTGGTGCTCAAGAACGGCATCCCCTCCCTCGGGGTGTCGGTGGCCGTCCTTATCACCACCTGCGGGGCTGCTCTGGCAG GTGCGGGTGACCTGACTGGTGATCCCATTGGGTATGTCACCGGAGTTCTGGCTGTGTTGGTACATGCAGGATACTTGGTTGTGATTCAAAAGATGAGTTCAGATAGTGACTACGGGCCTCTGACAGCCCAATATGCCATTGCCGTTTCAGCCACACCTTTCCTCATCCTATTCGCCTTTGTCAGCATGGAAGCCATCAATATCTGGTCGTTCCCAGGATGGAAAGATCCCCTCATGACATTCATCTTTTTTGCCTGTGTCTTATTGGGCTGTGCCATGAATTTTACAACCCTTCATTGCACTTACATCAACTCAGCTGTAACCACTAGTTTTGTTGGTGTTGTGAAGAGCATTGCAACCATCACCGTTGGGATGGTAGCGTTCAATGATGTGGCACCCACAAAGCTGTTCATAGCAGGCGTGGTAGTAAACACTGTAGGATCCATCACCTATTGTGTGGTCAAGTTTATTGAAACAAGGAAACAGAGTAATTATGAAGATCTGGAAGAGGAActtagagaagaagagaagaaagactaTGAGGGAGGTCAACCACCCTTTTCAATGGAGGAGCTGCCTAAGGAGGCAGAATCTGGAGATCCAATAATGGAGGAGTCAGCAGATGAAAAcaaacagcacagcacagaagaGATGGGCAGcactggagaagaaagaaaagctgcTGTTCTTCCAGTAGATGGTAGTACCGAAGAACTTAACAGAAACTCACTAAAGAATGCCTATCTTGGAATATGGAGGTTAATTAGGGGGGCCAATTATGCAAAGAAAGATTATCTAGTAGAAAACGAAGAGTTACCAAGTCCTTGA